In Aequorivita sp. H23M31, a single window of DNA contains:
- a CDS encoding glycosyltransferase family 4 protein — protein MKVLVLYDYPPSPGGLATQGDLLYRGLCELGVDTHAAHFESAQEKEWYYRWFEPDVVVGVGYWGHTPQLVLHPQRYGIRAVPWLVADGYIANFQEVLNELPLILVTSNWVKEMYVRDGIKPDNIEVLPVGCDTNSFVPFKKTDPKIIAVRESLGISPDQLMILTVGGDATSKGAQEVMHALAIIDTKAPDWKYVCKVWPQPRTKAQNLMDLELATRLGLEKNITYATNTISRSFMPYLIGACDIYAAPSRLEGFGMPQVEAGACEKPVIGIKAMGMLDTLIHGKTALLANVSQRIIVNEVILGEESGYENNHKVQFEKPRTVDYRANVQDIAKYLLKLMTDEKLREDLGKAGRKNVVANFDYKIVAQKFIDIVQNRLGIN, from the coding sequence ATGAAAGTATTAGTCCTTTACGATTATCCTCCTTCTCCTGGAGGCTTGGCCACCCAAGGAGATTTACTCTATCGAGGTCTCTGTGAGTTAGGGGTGGATACACATGCCGCACATTTTGAATCGGCACAGGAAAAAGAATGGTATTATCGATGGTTTGAGCCTGATGTGGTGGTGGGTGTAGGTTATTGGGGGCATACACCACAACTGGTACTTCACCCACAACGATATGGAATACGCGCGGTACCTTGGTTGGTTGCAGACGGATATATTGCGAACTTCCAAGAAGTATTAAATGAATTACCACTTATTTTGGTCACTTCAAATTGGGTAAAAGAGATGTATGTAAGAGATGGAATTAAGCCCGATAATATAGAAGTTCTTCCAGTGGGATGTGATACCAATTCATTTGTTCCTTTTAAAAAGACCGATCCGAAGATTATTGCGGTTCGGGAATCCTTGGGAATTTCTCCAGACCAGCTAATGATTCTAACGGTGGGTGGGGATGCCACCTCAAAAGGAGCACAAGAGGTAATGCACGCTCTGGCTATAATCGACACAAAAGCTCCCGATTGGAAATACGTGTGCAAGGTCTGGCCCCAACCTAGAACCAAGGCGCAGAACCTAATGGACTTGGAATTGGCCACCCGCTTAGGACTGGAAAAGAATATTACTTATGCAACGAACACCATTTCAAGAAGTTTTATGCCCTATTTAATAGGGGCGTGTGATATATATGCAGCACCGTCGCGTTTAGAAGGGTTTGGAATGCCCCAAGTTGAAGCCGGTGCCTGTGAAAAACCAGTTATAGGGATAAAAGCAATGGGAATGCTCGATACTCTTATTCACGGTAAAACGGCTTTGCTCGCCAATGTATCCCAAAGGATCATTGTAAATGAAGTGATTTTAGGTGAAGAATCAGGTTATGAAAACAACCATAAAGTTCAGTTTGAAAAGCCTAGAACAGTTGATTACCGAGCAAACGTCCAAGATATAGCGAAATATTTGCTCAAGCTCATGACCGATGAAAAATTACGGGAGGACCTAGGAAAGGCCGGCAGAAAAAATGTGGTGGCAAACTTCGATTATAAGATTGTTGCACAAAAATTTATTGACATCGTACAAAATAGACTAGGCATAAACTGA
- the acs gene encoding acetate--CoA ligase encodes MSNYHIKNLEEYFQVYRKSVRDPESFWEEIAEENFIWRKRWEKVLEYDFKKPEISWYKDAKLNITENCIDRHLYAHGDKTAIIFEPNDPSEMAQHISYQELHDRVCRFANVLLNQGVTKGDRVCIYLPMIPELPVALLACARIGAIHSVVFAGFSSQALSSRINDSDCKIVVTSDGSYRGNKTIDLKGIVDEAVLSCPGVKTVLVAKRTNTEIAMIENRDKWLQPLLDQASNNCEPEIMDAEDPLFILYTSGSTGKPKGMVHTTAGYMVFIAHTFKNVFQYRENDIFWCTADIGWVTGHSYIVYGPLLNGATTILFEGIPSYPDFGRFWEVIEKHKVTQFYTAPTAIRALAKESLEFSEGHDLSSLKILGSVGEPINEEAWHWYNDNIGKKQCPIVDTWWQTETGGILISPIPYSTPTIPTYATLPLPGVQPALMDDEGRELKGNQVNGRLCIKFPWPGMARTIWGNHERYKETYFSTFENYYFSGDGALRDSTGYYRITGRVDDVIIVSGHNLGTAPIEDAINEHPAVAESAIVGFPHDVKGNALYGFVILKETGESRVQDNLRKEINQIISEHIGPIAKLDKIQFTRGLPKTRSGKIMRRILRKIAEKDTSNLGDTSTLLDPDVVEEIIKNSL; translated from the coding sequence ATGAGCAACTACCACATTAAAAATTTAGAAGAATATTTCCAAGTATATAGAAAGTCCGTTCGTGACCCAGAAAGTTTTTGGGAAGAAATAGCCGAAGAGAATTTTATCTGGAGGAAACGCTGGGAGAAAGTTCTCGAGTACGATTTTAAAAAACCGGAAATCTCATGGTATAAAGATGCAAAATTGAATATTACCGAAAATTGCATCGACCGCCATCTTTATGCCCACGGTGATAAAACTGCCATTATTTTTGAACCCAACGACCCTTCAGAAATGGCCCAACATATTAGTTATCAAGAATTACACGATAGGGTCTGTAGGTTTGCAAATGTGCTTTTGAACCAAGGTGTAACGAAGGGAGATCGCGTGTGTATTTATTTACCAATGATTCCCGAGCTTCCGGTAGCCTTATTGGCCTGTGCTCGTATTGGAGCCATTCATTCTGTCGTTTTTGCTGGCTTTTCCTCCCAGGCACTTTCATCTCGAATTAATGATTCAGATTGCAAAATAGTGGTTACAAGTGACGGTTCATATCGGGGTAACAAAACAATAGACTTAAAGGGAATAGTAGATGAAGCTGTTTTATCCTGTCCCGGAGTAAAAACGGTTTTGGTAGCCAAACGCACCAACACTGAAATAGCAATGATAGAAAACCGCGACAAATGGTTGCAGCCACTTTTGGACCAAGCGAGCAATAACTGCGAACCGGAAATAATGGATGCCGAGGATCCACTATTTATTCTATATACTTCCGGCTCAACGGGGAAACCAAAAGGAATGGTGCATACTACTGCAGGATATATGGTTTTTATAGCCCACACGTTTAAAAATGTTTTTCAATATCGAGAAAATGATATATTCTGGTGTACTGCCGATATTGGTTGGGTTACTGGCCATAGTTATATTGTATACGGTCCTCTGTTAAATGGGGCGACTACGATACTTTTTGAGGGAATTCCGTCTTACCCGGATTTCGGTAGATTTTGGGAGGTGATTGAAAAACACAAAGTAACCCAATTTTATACCGCACCCACTGCCATTCGTGCATTGGCGAAGGAGAGCTTGGAGTTTTCAGAAGGACATGATCTTTCTTCCTTAAAAATTCTGGGTAGTGTGGGTGAACCAATAAACGAAGAAGCCTGGCACTGGTATAACGATAATATTGGGAAAAAACAATGTCCCATTGTGGATACTTGGTGGCAAACCGAGACGGGAGGTATCCTAATCTCTCCAATTCCATATTCCACTCCCACCATTCCTACCTATGCCACGCTTCCGCTACCCGGAGTTCAACCGGCATTGATGGATGATGAAGGAAGGGAGCTGAAAGGAAACCAAGTAAACGGTCGGCTTTGTATAAAATTTCCGTGGCCGGGAATGGCACGGACCATTTGGGGAAACCATGAACGTTATAAGGAAACCTATTTTTCCACTTTTGAAAATTATTATTTCTCTGGTGATGGAGCCTTACGCGATAGCACAGGTTATTATCGAATTACCGGCCGTGTGGATGACGTAATTATTGTTTCTGGTCACAATCTGGGCACAGCTCCAATTGAAGATGCGATTAACGAACACCCTGCAGTCGCTGAAAGCGCCATCGTAGGATTTCCCCACGATGTAAAAGGAAACGCGTTATATGGATTCGTTATCCTCAAAGAAACAGGAGAAAGCCGGGTACAAGACAATTTACGTAAGGAGATAAACCAGATTATTTCCGAACACATTGGACCGATAGCAAAACTTGATAAGATCCAATTCACCCGCGGATTACCGAAAACCAGAAGTGGAAAGATAATGCGACGCATCCTTCGGAAAATCGCGGAAAAAGACACTTCCAATTTGGGGGATACCTCTACCCTCTTGGATCCCGATGTAGTTGAAGAGATTATTAAAAATTCACTTTAA
- a CDS encoding glycoside hydrolase family 130 protein, whose product MRVPVTRKQVNLLPDSSRVIARYFMNGEQPTKDMISLVFGLSESEVHQTLDQVLREFAYRHRSITWLFKKHFHRAAPVLKSMQINPDNISEERKLLIGSYLTMEYSIESTAFFNPSIIPDFDQTYLEEGEMRVIMSFRATGEGHISSIVFRRGILDKNNNLTLMNIGKSMDIAEVSQKKSYHKGRFVKKMREMNIPEKYSQKIVDDLPDHFDYVVLKKSVNSILEDPEISESRRLALEEITWLVDSYYDIKFERDSDISERVIYPISESESNGIEDARFVQFIDDDGSVKYYATYTAYNGHTILPKFLSTDEFCKFRIMPLHGKGALGKNLAIFPRRIKGQYAMLSRLDGMNNYIMFSDRDTLWTDPILLQKPKYPWEFSKMGNCGSPIWTEQGWLIITHGVGPMRRYCIGAALFDLDDPTKEIGRLSEPLLMPLENEREGYVPNVVYSCGSLIHNNNLILPYAVSDYSTTYAIVDMEALFYGLKH is encoded by the coding sequence ATGAGAGTTCCCGTTACAAGAAAACAAGTAAATCTTCTTCCCGATTCCAGTAGAGTAATTGCCAGATATTTTATGAATGGCGAACAGCCAACAAAAGATATGATTTCGTTGGTTTTTGGTTTAAGTGAAAGTGAAGTACACCAAACACTTGATCAGGTTTTACGCGAATTTGCCTATAGACACAGAAGTATTACGTGGCTTTTTAAAAAACATTTTCATAGAGCCGCTCCGGTTTTGAAAAGTATGCAGATTAATCCCGACAATATTTCAGAAGAACGAAAACTCCTGATCGGATCCTACCTCACAATGGAATATTCCATTGAGTCTACTGCCTTTTTCAATCCTTCCATAATTCCCGATTTTGATCAAACATATTTAGAGGAAGGTGAAATGAGGGTTATTATGTCCTTTCGTGCCACAGGAGAAGGTCACATTTCGTCCATTGTTTTTAGAAGGGGTATTCTCGATAAGAATAACAATTTAACTTTAATGAACATAGGGAAGTCAATGGATATTGCCGAGGTATCACAAAAGAAATCTTACCATAAGGGAAGGTTTGTGAAAAAAATGCGCGAGATGAATATTCCCGAAAAATACTCCCAAAAAATCGTTGATGATCTCCCGGACCATTTCGATTATGTAGTGCTAAAAAAATCAGTAAATAGCATTCTAGAGGATCCGGAAATAAGTGAAAGCAGAAGACTCGCTCTTGAAGAAATAACTTGGTTAGTTGACTCATATTATGATATTAAGTTCGAACGGGATTCGGATATTAGTGAAAGGGTAATTTATCCAATCTCAGAGTCTGAAAGCAACGGGATTGAAGATGCTAGGTTTGTCCAGTTTATCGACGATGACGGAAGTGTAAAATATTATGCTACCTATACCGCCTATAATGGACATACCATATTACCCAAATTCCTCTCAACGGATGAGTTTTGTAAATTTCGAATAATGCCACTGCACGGAAAAGGAGCGCTGGGTAAAAATCTGGCAATTTTCCCAAGAAGAATTAAAGGTCAGTATGCTATGCTATCGCGATTGGATGGAATGAATAATTATATAATGTTCTCCGATAGGGATACCCTGTGGACAGACCCCATACTACTCCAAAAACCGAAATATCCCTGGGAATTTTCAAAAATGGGTAATTGTGGTTCGCCAATTTGGACTGAGCAGGGTTGGCTGATCATCACGCACGGGGTTGGACCTATGCGACGCTATTGCATCGGCGCAGCTCTTTTCGATCTGGACGATCCAACTAAAGAAATTGGAAGACTTTCAGAGCCATTGCTTATGCCTCTTGAAAATGAACGTGAAGGATATGTGCCAAATGTGGTGTATTCCTGTGGTTCTCTTATTCACAATAATAATCTGATTTTGCCTTATGCCGTTTCGGATTATTCTACCACTTATGCAATTGTGGATATGGAAGCGTTATTTTATGGGTTGAAACATTAA
- a CDS encoding glycosyltransferase family 4 protein, with the protein MKLAYIGTYPPRKCGIGTFTQNLASAMLTTEKVDEIIVIAINDHDLKYNYPPEVKLSIDQENQSEYRNAANFINESGADACILEHEFGIFGGLSGVYILSLLHRLQIPVISTFHTILETPSYNEKIILKEICRMSSKVVVMSHKAVHFLMDIYGVPKQKIALIEHGLPDIKFDQETSRKELKLQDKKLLLTFGFIGRSKGIETVINALPKILEKHPNVLYIVLGKTHPNVLRDAGEEYREYLQELAKTLGVEKNVLMINEFLDENELFKYLAACDIYITPYLSVAQITSGTLTYAMGSGCAVVSTPYWHAAELLADDKGKLFDFNDYEGLAQVINQLLGEPQTLAKIQKKASDYGKTITWPKIGQKYANVVENLLSMPQKSSRRSEHEIDLTLMPSLSLSHIKRLTDDTGIIQHAKFGIPDFKEGYCLDDNARALLMACMYYRQEKDPEALELMTVYLSYIHYMQNENGTFRNFLSFNRNFLDEEGSEDSFGRTIWALGYLLSNASKDAFYQTASELFSNAVPNFGNIKSIRGIAYTILGICYYLKRHSYDNGMKRNLRTLTETLVWHYNQNQSEDWKWFEVLLAYDNGILPLALLQATNFLKDNKVTDVALASMNFLIEHTLKDGYLSIIGNKDWYVRNKERSIFAQQPIDAQAMVLLCHEAYKLTGDRDYLDKLFTCFMWFLGENDMRMSLYNYETEGCSDGFEIDGVNRNQGAESTLAYFISYLTVLQAYEESFHLHNSIKFAV; encoded by the coding sequence ATGAAGTTAGCTTACATCGGAACTTATCCACCACGTAAATGCGGAATCGGAACTTTTACTCAAAATCTCGCCAGCGCAATGTTAACGACCGAAAAGGTTGATGAAATAATCGTAATAGCCATAAACGACCACGATTTAAAATATAACTATCCCCCTGAAGTAAAATTAAGCATTGATCAAGAGAATCAAAGTGAGTATAGAAATGCGGCCAATTTCATCAATGAGAGCGGCGCCGATGCCTGCATATTGGAACATGAATTTGGAATATTTGGTGGGCTGAGCGGCGTTTATATTTTATCACTTTTGCACCGCTTACAAATTCCCGTAATTTCCACTTTCCATACCATCTTGGAAACTCCCTCATACAATGAAAAGATTATTCTAAAGGAAATCTGCAGAATGTCCAGTAAAGTTGTGGTAATGAGCCATAAGGCAGTTCACTTTCTTATGGATATATACGGAGTGCCCAAACAAAAAATAGCGCTTATTGAACACGGCTTGCCCGATATAAAATTTGATCAGGAGACGTCAAGAAAAGAATTGAAATTACAAGATAAAAAATTACTTCTCACTTTTGGGTTTATTGGTCGCAGTAAAGGAATTGAGACGGTAATAAATGCGCTGCCGAAAATTTTAGAAAAACATCCGAACGTACTTTATATTGTTCTTGGAAAAACCCACCCAAATGTTTTGAGAGATGCAGGTGAAGAATACCGGGAATATTTGCAGGAGCTTGCAAAAACTTTGGGAGTGGAGAAAAACGTATTAATGATCAATGAATTTCTAGATGAAAACGAACTTTTCAAATATTTGGCGGCCTGCGATATTTATATTACTCCCTATTTAAGTGTAGCCCAGATAACTAGCGGAACACTTACCTACGCCATGGGTTCTGGTTGTGCAGTAGTTTCTACCCCCTATTGGCATGCGGCAGAATTATTGGCAGATGATAAAGGAAAACTATTTGATTTTAATGATTACGAAGGTTTGGCACAAGTGATAAACCAACTTTTGGGCGAGCCCCAAACTTTGGCCAAAATACAAAAGAAAGCGTCAGACTATGGAAAAACTATTACCTGGCCAAAAATTGGTCAAAAGTATGCGAATGTCGTGGAAAATCTTTTATCAATGCCTCAAAAATCGTCCCGTAGAAGTGAGCACGAAATAGACCTAACTTTAATGCCGTCTCTTTCCTTAAGCCATATTAAAAGATTGACTGATGACACGGGAATTATTCAGCACGCAAAATTTGGCATTCCAGATTTTAAAGAAGGATATTGTTTGGATGACAATGCACGGGCCCTACTAATGGCATGTATGTATTACAGACAGGAGAAAGACCCAGAAGCATTGGAACTGATGACTGTTTATCTTAGTTATATCCATTATATGCAAAATGAAAATGGAACTTTTAGAAATTTCTTAAGTTTCAATCGTAATTTTTTAGATGAAGAAGGATCTGAAGATTCATTTGGACGAACCATTTGGGCTCTAGGTTATTTGCTCTCCAACGCATCAAAAGATGCTTTTTACCAAACTGCCAGTGAGCTTTTTTCAAACGCAGTACCTAATTTTGGCAATATTAAATCTATCCGGGGAATCGCCTACACTATCTTGGGGATATGCTATTATCTAAAACGACATTCATATGATAATGGTATGAAAAGAAATCTTCGCACTTTGACAGAAACTCTTGTTTGGCATTATAATCAGAACCAATCGGAAGACTGGAAATGGTTTGAGGTTCTTTTAGCTTATGACAACGGTATCCTTCCTTTGGCATTACTGCAGGCTACAAATTTTCTGAAAGATAATAAGGTTACAGATGTAGCTTTAGCTTCCATGAATTTTCTTATCGAACACACATTAAAAGATGGATATCTTTCTATTATAGGAAATAAAGATTGGTATGTAAGAAATAAGGAACGATCTATTTTTGCACAGCAACCTATTGATGCCCAAGCCATGGTTCTTCTATGTCACGAAGCTTATAAATTAACCGGAGATCGCGATTATCTCGATAAACTCTTCACTTGCTTTATGTGGTTCTTGGGCGAAAATGATATGCGAATGAGTTTATACAATTATGAAACTGAAGGATGTTCTGACGGATTTGAAATTGATGGGGTAAACAGAAATCAGGGAGCAGAAAGCACATTGGCTTATTTTATTTCCTATTTAACGGTTTTACAAGCCTACGAAGAATCCTTTCATTTACATAATTCGATTAAATTCGCTGTTTAG
- the nagB gene encoding glucosamine-6-phosphate deaminase: MRILIKKDNEEIGHWTANYLIKRITEFQPNSKKPFVLGLPTGSSPITTYEELIRRGKLGDISFKNVITFNLDEYVGIPESHPQSYHTFMNENFFSQIDIPAENIHILNGNAEDLDKECIEYEDKILKYGGIEILLGGIGMDGHIAFNEPGSSLNSRTRIKSLCYDTIEANSRFFDDDVHNVPTKALTMGIGTIMDAREVVIFGSGYKKARAIKEMVGGAISHMWPASILQMHQECVLVCDEEATMELEIKTVKYFKDIEDIAAHSNHP; the protein is encoded by the coding sequence ATGAGGATTCTAATAAAAAAAGATAACGAAGAAATTGGTCATTGGACGGCAAATTACCTTATCAAAAGAATTACCGAATTTCAACCCAACTCGAAAAAACCTTTCGTTTTGGGATTACCCACGGGTTCCTCTCCAATTACAACTTACGAGGAATTAATCAGAAGAGGTAAGCTAGGTGATATCTCATTCAAAAATGTAATCACATTCAATTTAGATGAGTACGTTGGAATTCCCGAATCACATCCCCAGAGCTACCATACTTTTATGAATGAAAACTTCTTTTCCCAAATTGATATTCCCGCAGAAAACATCCATATCTTAAATGGTAATGCCGAAGACCTAGATAAAGAATGCATTGAATACGAAGATAAAATATTGAAATACGGAGGTATTGAAATTTTGCTTGGTGGAATAGGAATGGATGGCCATATTGCATTTAATGAACCCGGATCTTCATTAAATTCCCGTACACGAATAAAATCTCTTTGCTATGATACCATTGAAGCAAACTCCCGATTTTTTGATGATGACGTTCACAATGTTCCCACAAAAGCCCTAACGATGGGAATCGGAACAATAATGGATGCCAGAGAGGTGGTAATATTTGGCAGTGGATATAAAAAAGCACGAGCCATAAAGGAAATGGTAGGTGGTGCAATAAGTCATATGTGGCCAGCGTCCATTTTACAAATGCACCAAGAATGCGTTTTGGTCTGTGATGAAGAAGCTACTATGGAATTGGAGATTAAAACCGTAAAGTATTTTAAAGATATAGAGGATATTGCCGCACATTCCAACCATCCCTAA
- a CDS encoding CHAP domain-containing protein: protein MRKILLFSLFLMVGVSTLSSCDKLIRKFKARSLKVGDKVDSLNGVYVYYNNSVGNVEGRNVAPDGYNIGLRYQCVEFVKRYYYEHLDHKMPDSYGHAKDFFEKQLADGKRSKRRNLTQYSNPSSSKPKVDDLVVYDATSFNKYGHVAIISKVGENSVEIVQQNPGPMASSRETYRLKMENGKWKIEQNKILGWLRKG from the coding sequence ATGCGGAAAATTTTACTTTTTAGTTTGTTTCTAATGGTAGGTGTATCGACCTTGAGTTCCTGCGATAAACTGATTCGAAAATTTAAAGCGAGATCATTAAAGGTTGGAGATAAGGTGGATAGCCTTAATGGGGTTTATGTGTATTACAATAATTCTGTAGGGAATGTTGAAGGTAGAAATGTAGCTCCCGATGGGTACAATATAGGGTTGCGCTACCAATGTGTGGAATTTGTAAAAAGATATTATTATGAGCATTTAGATCATAAAATGCCCGACAGTTATGGACATGCCAAGGATTTTTTTGAAAAGCAATTGGCCGATGGTAAAAGAAGTAAAAGACGGAATCTAACCCAATATTCCAATCCGAGTAGCAGTAAGCCAAAGGTTGATGATCTTGTGGTTTATGATGCGACTAGTTTTAATAAATATGGACATGTAGCTATAATTTCAAAGGTAGGTGAGAATTCTGTTGAGATTGTCCAACAAAATCCGGGACCAATGGCAAGCTCACGGGAAACTTATAGATTGAAGATGGAAAACGGGAAATGGAAAATCGAACAAAATAAAATCCTGGGATGGTTGCGAAAAGGTTAA
- a CDS encoding PIG-L deacetylase family protein: MVLSKKIAEQKNIAVIVAHPDDETLWCGGLMLMHPEYKWFIASVCRKYDTDRAPKFKKVLEFFNASGIMGDLNDGPEQFPLQEDEVKSTILSLLPNENFDLIITHNPFGEYTRHLRHEEVGRATIRLWNLKKLSTKELWVFAYEDGKKEYYPRAMVTADIQLMLPEEIWKEKYQIITEIYGFEKTGFEASTTPKIEAFLQFKNSSDAEKWLSQMEQHR, encoded by the coding sequence ATGGTTCTTTCAAAAAAAATAGCAGAACAAAAAAACATAGCGGTTATTGTTGCGCATCCTGATGATGAGACTCTTTGGTGTGGAGGATTAATGTTAATGCACCCGGAATATAAATGGTTTATAGCTTCTGTATGCCGAAAATATGATACGGACAGAGCTCCAAAGTTTAAAAAAGTATTAGAATTTTTTAATGCCTCAGGTATAATGGGCGACCTTAACGATGGACCCGAACAATTTCCTTTGCAAGAAGACGAAGTGAAAAGCACTATTTTAAGTTTGTTGCCAAATGAAAATTTCGACCTAATTATCACCCATAACCCTTTTGGTGAGTACACAAGACATTTACGGCATGAAGAAGTAGGCCGAGCTACAATCCGATTGTGGAATCTTAAAAAATTGAGTACTAAGGAATTATGGGTCTTCGCCTATGAGGATGGGAAAAAAGAATATTACCCGCGTGCTATGGTAACTGCCGACATTCAATTAATGCTCCCTGAAGAGATTTGGAAGGAAAAATACCAAATTATTACGGAGATATATGGTTTCGAAAAAACGGGTTTTGAAGCCAGTACAACCCCTAAAATTGAAGCTTTTTTGCAATTTAAAAATTCCTCTGATGCGGAGAAGTGGTTATCCCAAATGGAGCAGCACCGATAA
- a CDS encoding glycoside hydrolase 100 family protein, with product MTPEMKIQVGETKNAALEVLLHNAKGTVANLPRTAGWGYPEPYTRDLLISALGIATSGCEELIMSVRNVLDTLAITQASNGQIPSLVHDTNNRGSSDTTPLFLMAVGIFRKLFNNPHYLEEAVNKALIWMEYQCPTSHYLIAQQPTSDWRDEQWVLGYGLFVNTATYTGLKLLKQHNWANNLGNAINQFTYTSDLEHICPNEGLAIKNRPYFALWSYKVYSSTRFDLLGNSLAILAGLNTTFEAHEMASWIEKECKIMRNGKILAVDLAPNFFPFIEPKDEDWLPRYYKYNKPGDYHNGGIWPFISGFYIAALVAAQLYEDADRELLALTKLVRKSRNKNLEFGFNEWYKAQTGEPMGQDWQTWSASNYLYAANCVLEQRPLFFESLCKP from the coding sequence ATGACACCAGAAATGAAAATACAGGTTGGTGAGACAAAAAATGCAGCTTTAGAGGTGCTTTTGCACAACGCCAAAGGGACTGTTGCAAATTTACCACGAACGGCAGGATGGGGATATCCCGAACCTTACACCCGCGATCTGTTGATTTCCGCCCTGGGTATAGCTACGAGTGGATGTGAAGAATTGATAATGAGCGTCAGGAATGTGCTAGACACCTTGGCAATTACTCAAGCATCTAACGGGCAAATTCCCTCTCTTGTCCACGATACGAACAATAGAGGTTCTAGCGACACCACACCTCTTTTTCTAATGGCAGTAGGAATCTTCCGAAAGTTATTCAATAATCCACATTATCTGGAAGAAGCAGTTAACAAAGCGCTAATTTGGATGGAATATCAATGCCCGACGAGCCATTATTTAATAGCACAACAACCTACCAGCGATTGGCGGGACGAGCAGTGGGTCCTTGGGTATGGATTATTTGTGAATACCGCAACCTATACCGGCCTCAAACTTTTAAAACAACATAATTGGGCGAACAATCTAGGCAATGCAATTAACCAATTTACTTATACTTCGGATCTTGAGCACATCTGTCCTAATGAAGGTTTGGCAATAAAAAATAGACCTTACTTCGCCTTATGGTCCTACAAAGTTTATAGCAGTACCCGCTTTGATTTATTGGGAAACAGTCTGGCCATCCTGGCGGGCTTAAATACAACTTTCGAAGCTCATGAAATGGCTTCTTGGATTGAGAAGGAGTGTAAAATTATGAGAAACGGCAAGATATTGGCTGTGGATCTAGCACCAAATTTTTTCCCTTTTATAGAGCCTAAGGATGAAGATTGGCTGCCCAGATATTATAAATACAACAAACCGGGAGATTATCACAATGGCGGTATTTGGCCATTTATAAGTGGGTTCTACATCGCCGCCCTCGTAGCGGCTCAATTATATGAAGATGCAGATAGGGAACTTTTGGCATTGACTAAACTAGTCCGAAAATCCCGCAACAAAAATTTAGAATTTGGTTTTAACGAATGGTATAAGGCCCAAACAGGGGAACCAATGGGGCAGGATTGGCAAACTTGGAGTGCTTCGAATTATTTATATGCAGCCAATTGTGTACTTGAACAAAGACCTTTATTTTTTGAATCACTTTGCAAACCATAA
- a CDS encoding 5'-nucleotidase, lipoprotein e(P4) family, with amino-acid sequence MKNKSIITLLVFAMLLGCKSQVQESKVDKVYLLDNGIPPREYSIAAVLWQQHSGEYRALAYQAFNLAKMQLDNLLGNKDTFKKPLAIITDIDETILDNSPYSGKQIELKEDYIPERWTEWVDLKKAKPIPGAVEFFNYAKSKGVEVIYISNRTDDQEEATLENLRNVGFPNADSAHILLEKDTSKKGGRRAKVEERYEVIMLIGDNLTDFSSIFENRSTEERNRSVDSLKAAFGHRYIILPNAIYGDWETKGILEGKKDWTTFQKDSIRHKKVISY; translated from the coding sequence ATGAAAAATAAGAGTATAATCACGTTGTTAGTGTTTGCTATGCTACTTGGTTGTAAATCCCAAGTTCAGGAATCCAAGGTAGATAAAGTGTATCTGCTGGATAATGGAATCCCGCCTAGAGAGTATTCAATAGCTGCGGTATTATGGCAACAACATTCTGGCGAATATCGCGCTCTGGCCTACCAAGCTTTTAATTTGGCAAAGATGCAGTTGGATAACTTGCTTGGTAATAAAGATACTTTCAAAAAACCGTTGGCGATTATAACCGATATTGATGAAACTATTTTAGATAACAGCCCTTACAGCGGAAAACAAATTGAATTAAAAGAAGATTATATTCCCGAACGCTGGACGGAATGGGTAGATCTAAAAAAGGCAAAACCTATTCCCGGAGCTGTGGAATTTTTTAATTATGCCAAAAGTAAGGGAGTGGAGGTTATTTATATTTCCAATAGAACGGATGATCAAGAGGAAGCCACTCTCGAAAATTTAAGAAATGTGGGTTTCCCAAATGCTGATAGCGCCCATATTTTGTTGGAAAAAGATACGAGCAAGAAGGGGGGCAGAAGAGCTAAAGTGGAAGAACGCTACGAAGTAATTATGCTCATTGGAGATAACCTTACCGATTTTTCCTCCATATTCGAAAACCGGTCAACGGAAGAGCGGAACAGAAGCGTGGACAGCCTAAAAGCAGCTTTTGGGCATAGATATATTATCCTTCCAAACGCCATTTATGGGGATTGGGAAACCAAGGGTATTTTGGAGGGCAAAAAAGACTGGACTACTTTTCAAAAAGATTCTATTCGCCATAAAAAAGTGATCTCTTATTAA